A genome region from Littorina saxatilis isolate snail1 linkage group LG16, US_GU_Lsax_2.0, whole genome shotgun sequence includes the following:
- the LOC138949827 gene encoding involucrin-like, with translation MPVVSREDYNTTTPEEKGQEEEQEISRQKQNNGQISRQKQNNGQISRRKQNNGQISRQKQNNGQISRRKQNNGQISRQKQNNGQISRQKQNNGQISRRKQNNGQISRRKQNNGQISRRKQNNGQISRQKQNNGQISRRKQNNGQISRRKQNNGQISRRKQNNGQFSRQKQNNGQISRQKQNNGQISRQKQNNGQISRQKQNNGQISRRKQNNGQISRRKQNNGQISRQKQNNGQISRRKQNNGQISRRKQNNGQISRQKQNNGQISRQKQNNGQISRRKQNNGQISRRKQNNGQISRQKRNNGQISRQKQNNGQISRQKRNNGQISRRKQNNGQISRRKQNNGQISRQGGSLESQKTSQTP, from the exons ATGCCTGTTGTAAGCAGGGAAGactacaacacaacaacaccagaAGAGAAGGGACAGGAGGAAGAACAAGag ATCAGCAGACAGAAGCAGAATAACGGGCAGATCAGCAGACAGAAGCAGAATAACGGGCAGATCAGCAGACGGAAGCAGAATAACGGGCAGATCAGCAGACAGAAGCAGAATAACGGGCAGATCAGCAGACGGAAGCAGAATAACGGGCAGATCAGCAGACAGAAGCAGAATAACGGGCAGATCAGCAGACAGAAGCAGAATAACGGGCAGATCAGCAGACGGAAGCAGAATAACGGGCAGATCAGCAGACGGAAGCAGAATAACGGGCAGATCAGCAGACGGAAGCAGAATAACGGGCAGATCAGCAGACAGAAGCAGAATAACGGGCAGATCAGCAGACGGAAGCAGAATAACGGGCAGATCAGCAGACGGAAGCAGAATAACGGACAGATCAGCAGACGGAAGCAGAATAACGGGCAGTTCAGCAGACAGAAGCAGAATAACGGGCAGATCAGCAGACAGAAGCAGAATAACGGGCAGATCAGCAGACAGAAGCAGAATAACGGGCAGATCAGCAGACAGAAGCAGAATAACGGGCAGATCAGCAGACGGAAGCAGAATAACGGGCAGATCAGCAGACGGAAGCAGAATAACGGGCAGATCAGCAGACAGAAGCAGAATAACGGGCAGATCAGCAGACGGAAGCAGAATAACGGGCAGATCAGCAGACGGAAGCAGAATAACGGGCAGATCAGCAGACAGAAGCAGAATAACGGGCAGATCAGCAGACAGAAGCAGAATAACGGGCAGATCAGCAGACGGAAGCAGAATAACGGGCAGATCAGCAGACGGAAGCAGAATAACGGGCAGATCAGCAGACAGAAGCGGAATAACGGGCAGATCAGCAGACAGAAGCAGAATAACGGGCAGATCAGCAGACAGAAGCGGAATAACGGGCAGATCAGCAGACGGAAGCAGAATAACGGGCAGATCAGCAGACGGAAGCAGAATAACGGGCAGATCAGCAGACAGGGAGGCAGTCTTGAGTCACAGAAAACCAGCCAA ACACCGTGA
- the LOC138949794 gene encoding uncharacterized protein: MVRIKILKRSDCERDLQNSMAESGKSPSLNSTTTTTTTTSSTTTTSTTTTDSNTVTNSNNNNNGNSSNANTTTITNSTNDPPHNMSPERADDVNAAATATAAAPAAASVEENGHMSSSEDAPMRNGLGSDVSSLASSPSTPPQSTLPSTPPHTTFPTRVSSPGRGSRGRGGNQRSSPSSVNYGGGAGGGSSEGTGGGGGAQNAGGPGGQVPGGGVGAGSAGSSSQHVVHVHVNPGETFSVRLGDQIQHIQGQWMLCPCCIV; this comes from the exons ATGGTTAGAAT TAAAATCCTGAAGAGAAGCGACTGCGAGCGGGATCTTCAGAACAGTATGGCTGAAAGTGGCAAGAGTCCCTCGCTcaactccaccaccaccaccaccaccaccaccagctcGACCACCACCACTTCTACAACCACCACCGACAGCAACACTGTgaccaacagcaacaacaacaacaacggcaacAGCAGTAACGCcaataccaccaccatcaccaacagCACCAACGACCCGCCTCACAACATGAGTCCGGAGAGGGCCGACGACGTGAACGCGGCCGCAACAGCAACCGCAGCCGCACCCGCTGCCGCATCGGTGGAGGAGAACGGCCATATGAGCTCCTCCGAGGACGCGCCCATGCGGAACGGGCTGGGCTCTGACGTCAGCAGCCTGGCTTCCAGCCCCTCCACCCCGCCCCAGTCCACGCTCCCCTCCACCCCTCCGCACACCACCTTCCCCACGCGGGTCAGCTCTCCAGGTAGAGGGTCACGAGGACGTGGGGGGAACCAGCGCTCGAGCCCTTCCAGTGTGAACTacggaggaggagcaggaggggGTAGTAGCGAAGGGAcaggaggagggggtggggccCAAAACGCAGGAGGCCCGGGGGGTCAGGTACCCGGGGGAGGAGTGGGAGCAGGAAGCGCGGGGTCCAGTTCTCAGCACGTGGTACACGTTCATGTCAACCCGGGGGAGACCTTCTCGGTGCGCCTCGGCGACCAGATACAGCACATTCAAGGTCAGTGGATGTTATGCCCTTGTTGTATTGTTTGA